In Fimbriimonadaceae bacterium, the following proteins share a genomic window:
- the phoU gene encoding phosphate signaling complex protein PhoU, with product MLEEELQALERSLLEMGSLADTMVVRAVDALCALDVEAANEVVRSDDVVDRLDIEIEGRCLRLLALQQPMAGDLRVIGTSMKMITDLERIGDLAVDIAKTARKVEGDLGTTDFIDLRKMADVALHMLRLSLDAFVRRDLEIVAQVCRMDDEVDDLYRTLRGQIHNRMREHPDEDVAASWLLLSIHHLERVADHAVNIAERVSFMVTGKLEQLASSHKSE from the coding sequence GTGCTTGAAGAAGAACTTCAGGCCTTGGAACGGTCGCTGCTCGAAATGGGCAGTTTGGCCGACACCATGGTCGTGCGGGCCGTGGATGCCCTTTGCGCGTTGGACGTCGAGGCCGCGAACGAGGTCGTTCGCTCCGATGACGTCGTCGATCGGTTGGACATCGAAATCGAGGGGCGGTGTTTGCGTCTGCTGGCGCTGCAGCAGCCCATGGCGGGCGATCTGCGGGTCATCGGGACCTCGATGAAGATGATCACGGACCTTGAGCGCATCGGCGATCTCGCCGTCGACATCGCCAAGACTGCGCGCAAAGTCGAGGGCGATTTGGGGACGACCGACTTCATCGACCTGCGCAAGATGGCCGACGTCGCCCTCCACATGCTTCGCCTGTCTCTGGACGCGTTCGTCCGGCGGGACTTGGAGATCGTCGCCCAGGTTTGCCGGATGGACGACGAGGTGGACGACCTCTACCGCACGCTGCGGGGCCAGATCCACAACCGCATGCGGGAGCATCCCGACGAAGACGTGGCGGCGTCGTGGCTGCTGCTTTCGATCCACCATCTCGAACGCGTCGCCGACCACGCCGTCAACATCGCCGAGCGCGTGTCCTTCATGGTCACCGGCAAGCTCGAGCAACTCGCCAGTTCGCACAAGAGCGAGTAG
- a CDS encoding ABC transporter ATP-binding protein yields MNQPVVRVRNLRKEFLLSHSGIGSLKTMLLWWQRRRMERLEVLKGISFDVGRGECVAVVGRNGAGKSTLLSLMARVYKPTSGTVEIDGRVAPLLELGAGFHPDLTGEENVFFNGVVLGLTRKQVAQRMPEIVAFAELGDHIDAPVRTYSSGMLARLGFAVAVHVDADVLLVDEVLAVGDFEFEQKCYARIEEFRAAGGTILFVSHQLDAVQRIADRALWLKDGLIGAEGEPEAVLAAYQGR; encoded by the coding sequence ATGAACCAGCCTGTGGTGCGCGTCCGGAACCTGCGGAAGGAGTTTCTGCTCAGCCACTCCGGCATCGGCTCGCTCAAGACCATGCTCCTTTGGTGGCAGCGACGTCGCATGGAGCGGCTCGAGGTCCTCAAGGGCATCTCGTTCGACGTGGGTCGGGGCGAGTGTGTGGCGGTCGTGGGCCGGAACGGGGCGGGGAAGAGCACGCTGCTCTCGCTGATGGCGCGCGTCTACAAGCCCACTTCGGGAACGGTCGAGATCGATGGTCGGGTGGCCCCCCTGCTGGAACTGGGCGCCGGATTCCATCCGGACCTGACCGGTGAGGAGAACGTGTTCTTCAACGGGGTCGTCCTGGGACTGACGCGGAAACAGGTCGCCCAGCGCATGCCGGAGATCGTGGCGTTCGCCGAGTTGGGCGACCACATCGACGCCCCGGTGCGGACCTACTCGAGCGGGATGCTGGCGCGGTTGGGGTTCGCGGTGGCCGTGCACGTCGACGCCGACGTGCTGTTGGTGGACGAGGTGCTGGCCGTCGGCGACTTCGAGTTCGAGCAGAAGTGCTACGCCCGCATCGAGGAGTTCCGCGCCGCAGGCGGCACGATCCTCTTCGTGTCGCACCAGTTGGACGCCGTGCAACGCATCGCCGACCGCGCCCTATGGCTCAAGGATGGCCTCATCGGGGCCGAAGGCGAGCCGGAGGCCGTGCTCGCCGCGTACCAGGGCCGATGA
- the purL gene encoding phosphoribosylformylglycinamidine synthase subunit PurL, with amino-acid sequence MPAITPEVYTSMGLTTGEYSLILELLGREPSYTELGMFAVMWSEHCGYKYSRPVLAAFAKYKEALEGQGFENAGVVDIGDGLAVTMKVESHNHPSAVEPYQGAATGVGGIIRDILTMGARPIASLNSLRFGPIRDGEAPPDVVRRNRYLFDHVVAGIAGYGNCVGVPTVGGEVAFHRDYSGNPLVNAMCVGLLRHEELTTSGAAGEGNPVLYLGSATGRDGIHGATFASDTLDEEGESKRPNVQIGDPFAEKQLIEATLEALATGAIVAIQDMGAAGLTCSTIEMSAKGGVGMKVDLDLVPMRESDMSGYELMLSESQERMLAVASRGREGEVIAIFEKWGVPAVVIGHVTAEPLTVVTRHGHVEASVSAELLADRCPTYEAEATEPQSHRDAQRFDPRTLPNRDPAEALVELLAHPSLASKRWVYEQYDQDVQTQTAAGPGSADAAVLAPRGTQRGLALTLDGNERVVRLDPFVGGQLVVCEAARNVACTGARPRAVTDGLNYGNPQNPEVFWQFRESVQGIAKAAEALGTPVISGNVSFYNQSDRGEIPPTPLIGMLGVIEDVDQALRLAPPVGQGALALLSVPEVEVRQGGLGASAFAALVCGQEDGLPVPPFLEGEVRLHRFLEALATRGLVASAHDVSEGGAAFAAAEIAMAGHYVEANLEGPAFAYAESATEAFFGEIPGRALVALDPARLKEVEELCAGHGLSMQLLGTYAPGDGLALAARGQSIAIDGVRMRAAYQGAIPSLMASGPVVESGGYVK; translated from the coding sequence ATGCCCGCCATCACTCCCGAAGTGTACACGTCGATGGGACTCACGACCGGCGAGTACTCGCTGATCCTCGAACTGCTGGGCCGCGAGCCCTCCTACACCGAATTGGGCATGTTCGCCGTGATGTGGAGCGAACACTGCGGCTACAAGTATTCGCGCCCCGTGCTCGCGGCGTTCGCCAAGTACAAGGAAGCGCTCGAGGGCCAGGGCTTTGAGAACGCCGGGGTCGTGGACATCGGCGACGGCCTGGCCGTCACCATGAAGGTCGAATCCCACAACCATCCGTCGGCGGTCGAACCCTACCAGGGAGCTGCGACCGGGGTCGGCGGGATCATCCGCGACATCCTGACGATGGGAGCCCGCCCGATCGCGTCGCTGAACTCGCTTCGCTTCGGGCCCATCCGCGACGGGGAAGCGCCCCCCGACGTCGTGCGCCGCAACCGGTACCTTTTCGATCACGTCGTCGCTGGCATCGCGGGTTACGGCAACTGCGTGGGCGTTCCCACCGTGGGCGGCGAAGTCGCCTTCCATCGCGATTACAGCGGCAACCCGCTGGTCAACGCGATGTGCGTCGGGCTGCTGCGCCACGAGGAGCTCACCACGTCCGGAGCGGCCGGCGAGGGCAACCCGGTGCTCTATCTCGGGTCTGCGACGGGCCGCGACGGGATCCACGGCGCGACGTTCGCCAGCGATACCTTGGACGAGGAAGGCGAGTCCAAGCGCCCGAACGTCCAGATCGGAGACCCCTTCGCCGAGAAGCAGCTCATCGAGGCCACGCTGGAGGCGCTCGCGACCGGAGCCATCGTCGCTATCCAAGACATGGGCGCCGCGGGGCTGACGTGCTCCACGATCGAGATGTCCGCCAAAGGCGGCGTGGGGATGAAGGTCGATCTGGACCTGGTGCCCATGCGCGAGAGCGACATGAGCGGCTACGAACTCATGCTCTCGGAAAGCCAGGAGCGGATGCTCGCGGTCGCCAGCCGTGGCCGCGAGGGCGAGGTCATCGCGATCTTCGAGAAGTGGGGCGTTCCCGCAGTGGTGATCGGGCACGTGACCGCCGAGCCGCTCACGGTCGTCACCCGCCACGGCCACGTCGAAGCCAGCGTGTCCGCGGAGCTGCTGGCCGATCGATGTCCGACCTACGAGGCCGAGGCGACAGAACCCCAAAGCCACCGCGACGCCCAGCGGTTCGATCCGCGGACGCTCCCCAACCGGGATCCCGCGGAAGCCCTGGTGGAGCTGCTCGCGCATCCGAGCCTTGCGAGCAAGCGATGGGTGTACGAGCAGTACGACCAAGACGTGCAGACGCAAACGGCCGCCGGCCCCGGCTCCGCCGACGCCGCCGTGCTTGCCCCGCGTGGAACGCAGCGCGGGCTGGCACTGACCCTCGACGGGAACGAGCGCGTCGTGCGCCTCGATCCCTTCGTGGGGGGGCAGCTGGTCGTGTGCGAGGCGGCGCGGAACGTCGCGTGCACCGGCGCGCGGCCCAGGGCCGTCACCGACGGCCTCAACTACGGAAATCCGCAGAATCCAGAAGTGTTCTGGCAGTTCCGGGAGTCGGTCCAAGGCATCGCCAAGGCGGCAGAAGCGCTGGGGACGCCCGTGATCAGCGGCAACGTCAGCTTCTACAACCAGAGCGACCGCGGCGAGATTCCGCCGACACCGCTCATAGGGATGTTGGGTGTGATCGAGGACGTCGATCAGGCGCTGCGCCTGGCGCCCCCCGTGGGCCAGGGCGCGCTGGCGCTGCTCTCCGTTCCCGAAGTCGAGGTGCGGCAGGGTGGTCTTGGCGCCAGCGCATTTGCCGCCCTGGTCTGCGGGCAGGAGGATGGACTGCCGGTACCACCCTTCCTGGAAGGGGAGGTGCGTCTCCACCGGTTCCTCGAGGCGCTCGCGACCCGGGGACTCGTCGCGTCGGCGCACGACGTTTCGGAAGGCGGCGCAGCGTTCGCCGCCGCGGAAATCGCGATGGCCGGACACTACGTGGAGGCGAACCTGGAAGGGCCCGCCTTCGCCTACGCCGAATCGGCCACCGAGGCCTTTTTTGGAGAAATCCCGGGGCGGGCGCTGGTGGCGCTCGATCCGGCGCGTCTGAAGGAGGTGGAGGAGCTCTGCGCCGGGCACGGGCTCTCCATGCAACTCCTCGGCACCTACGCTCCGGGAGATGGGCTTGCCCTCGCCGCACGGGGCCAATCGATCGCGATCGATGGCGTTCGAATGCGCGCCGCGTACCAGGGAGCGATCCCCTCGCTCATGGCGTCGGGGCCGGTCGTCGAATCCGGGGGCTATGTAAAATGA
- a CDS encoding alkaline phosphatase family protein, which yields MATTKRMMPRVTIFSIDGLRPDALQRADTPTLDRLTAEGASTMTGRSVLPSVTLPCHTSIFRGVDVPRHGITDNVWHPLARPVPSVIDVAHAAGLRTGMFYNWGELRDLCDPSSLDVAYLHARSDVPEGDWVVAEAAARHAREGAFDLMFVYLGHTDQCGHDNGWMSEPYLKAIAHADRCVRHVLDACQAAGPHVAIVLSDHGGHERTHGTDSDEDMTVPWIANGEGVRKGWIIERQVRLFDTAPTVASLLGIELHGQWEGRAIDEIWDRG from the coding sequence GTGGCGACGACGAAGCGAATGATGCCCAGGGTGACGATCTTCTCGATCGACGGACTGCGGCCCGATGCGCTGCAACGGGCCGATACGCCTACGCTCGACCGGCTCACCGCCGAGGGGGCGTCGACGATGACGGGGCGATCGGTGCTCCCCTCTGTGACGTTGCCGTGCCATACGTCGATCTTTCGGGGCGTCGATGTGCCCCGGCACGGAATCACGGACAACGTGTGGCACCCGCTGGCTCGCCCCGTCCCCAGCGTGATCGACGTCGCCCACGCGGCAGGGCTGCGCACCGGCATGTTCTACAACTGGGGCGAGCTGCGCGACTTGTGCGACCCGTCCAGCCTTGACGTGGCGTACCTGCACGCACGCTCCGATGTGCCGGAGGGCGATTGGGTCGTGGCCGAAGCCGCGGCGCGACACGCCAGGGAAGGCGCCTTCGATCTGATGTTCGTGTACCTCGGACACACCGACCAGTGCGGGCACGACAACGGGTGGATGTCCGAGCCCTACCTGAAGGCGATCGCGCACGCGGACCGTTGCGTCCGTCATGTTCTCGACGCGTGCCAAGCCGCCGGCCCCCACGTCGCCATCGTCTTGAGCGACCACGGCGGGCACGAACGCACACACGGGACCGACAGCGACGAGGATATGACCGTTCCCTGGATCGCCAACGGCGAGGGCGTCCGCAAGGGGTGGATCATCGAGCGGCAGGTGCGGCTGTTCGACACGGCGCCGACCGTGGCCTCGCTCTTGGGAATCGAACTTCACGGCCAATGGGAGGGCCGCGCGATCGATGAGATTTGGGACCGGGGCTGA
- a CDS encoding glycosyltransferase family 2 protein, with amino-acid sequence MAGVSAPVRVSVVVVSFNTREHLRTCLGRIEPEHEVIVVDNASADGSAEMVRTEFPHVRLIANADNRGFGAAINQGLDAASGELILLLNSDCFADPGAIATLAKAFEDPAVVAAGGTLRNPDGSLQESVTRHLTLLAVLGEQTYLEPLLRRVGLGYWQTSVATAWASQSLRFEVPVAQVTGACLMMRPLERFDERFFLYCEDTELCRRLEQHGRIVFVPSAQFTHVLGASSADTRWTSVARYNRGKELYFAIHRGPVDAGICWLLNRLGALLRLAVWSVATVLTLALWSPARRRVGLFARVLLAPVFGPGQGARGVSRKERDDRKGQTTNDKR; translated from the coding sequence ATGGCGGGCGTGTCGGCCCCGGTTCGCGTGAGCGTCGTCGTCGTGAGCTTCAACACCCGCGAGCACCTGCGGACGTGCCTTGGGCGCATCGAGCCCGAGCACGAGGTGATCGTGGTGGACAACGCGTCGGCCGACGGGTCCGCCGAGATGGTACGCACGGAGTTTCCGCACGTGCGGCTGATCGCCAACGCGGACAATCGCGGGTTTGGCGCGGCCATTAACCAGGGATTGGACGCCGCGTCGGGCGAGCTGATCCTGCTGCTCAACAGCGACTGCTTCGCCGATCCAGGCGCGATCGCCACCTTGGCGAAGGCGTTCGAGGACCCGGCCGTGGTCGCCGCAGGGGGAACGCTGCGCAACCCCGATGGTTCGCTCCAGGAGAGCGTGACGCGTCACCTGACGCTCCTTGCCGTGCTGGGAGAGCAAACCTATCTGGAGCCGCTCCTGCGCCGAGTGGGGCTCGGATACTGGCAAACCAGCGTCGCCACCGCCTGGGCCAGCCAATCCCTCCGTTTCGAAGTTCCCGTTGCCCAGGTGACCGGCGCCTGTCTCATGATGCGGCCGCTGGAGCGGTTCGACGAGCGTTTCTTCCTCTACTGTGAGGACACCGAGTTGTGCCGGAGGTTGGAACAGCACGGCCGCATCGTGTTCGTGCCGAGCGCCCAGTTCACGCATGTGCTGGGAGCGAGTTCCGCCGATACGCGCTGGACGTCCGTCGCGCGTTACAACCGGGGCAAGGAGCTGTACTTCGCGATCCACCGCGGTCCGGTGGACGCAGGCATCTGCTGGCTCCTGAACCGCCTCGGCGCGCTGTTGCGCCTTGCGGTGTGGAGTGTGGCCACCGTCCTCACGCTCGCCCTCTGGAGCCCCGCCAGACGACGGGTGGGGCTCTTCGCGCGCGTCCTGCTCGCGCCGGTGTTCGGGCCGGGCCAGGGGGCGCGAGGGGTGTCACGCAAGGAACGCGACGATCGCAAAGGACAAACGACAAACGACAAACGATAG
- a CDS encoding ABC transporter permease, which produces MLSELKELWRFRELLTSMVERELKIRYKNSFLGFFWSLVNPLVTVLVMTVVFKYIMANPTPNFSAYILAAYLPFMFFQLAVLDAAQSVITALPLVRKIYFPREVLPLAMIASNFVHLVLALVVFFAYLLVIWIRHPGQPPFQATILWLPVLLVINLALATGLGLLTSALNTFYEDVKYIVSVVLYLMFFLCPIMYFSENVWHSTRDKGPWGDVFYTLYHLNPVAMLSTAYRKVLVAPQPVKIGEVWVDPLPLDWGLLGITALTSFGLLIFGYWVFNRLKWRFVERP; this is translated from the coding sequence ATGCTGAGTGAACTCAAGGAACTGTGGCGGTTCCGCGAGCTGCTCACCAGCATGGTCGAGCGCGAGCTCAAAATCCGCTACAAGAACAGCTTCCTCGGGTTCTTCTGGTCGCTGGTCAATCCGCTCGTGACCGTGCTGGTCATGACCGTGGTGTTCAAGTACATCATGGCGAACCCGACGCCGAACTTCTCGGCGTACATCCTGGCGGCCTATCTGCCGTTCATGTTCTTTCAGCTCGCGGTGCTGGATGCGGCGCAGTCGGTGATCACGGCCCTTCCCCTGGTCCGGAAGATCTACTTCCCGCGCGAGGTGCTGCCCCTGGCGATGATCGCGAGCAACTTCGTGCACCTGGTGCTGGCCCTGGTCGTGTTCTTCGCGTACCTTCTGGTGATCTGGATTCGCCACCCGGGACAGCCCCCGTTCCAGGCGACGATTCTCTGGCTGCCTGTGCTGCTGGTGATCAACCTCGCGCTGGCGACGGGGCTTGGGCTGCTGACCTCGGCGCTGAACACGTTCTACGAGGACGTGAAGTACATCGTCAGCGTCGTGCTGTACCTGATGTTCTTCCTGTGCCCGATCATGTACTTCAGCGAGAACGTATGGCACTCCACGCGCGACAAGGGACCCTGGGGCGACGTGTTCTACACGCTGTACCACCTCAACCCCGTCGCCATGCTCTCCACGGCTTACCGCAAAGTGCTCGTGGCGCCCCAACCCGTCAAGATCGGCGAGGTTTGGGTGGACCCGTTGCCCTTGGATTGGGGGCTGCTCGGCATCACGGCGCTCACGTCGTTTGGGCTGCTGATCTTCGGCTACTGGGTCTTCAACCGCCTGAAATGGAGGTTCGTGGAGCGGCCATGA
- a CDS encoding tetratricopeptide repeat protein: protein MKNFLLSLVVGALALAGSPASAQEDARQIQLQVVDAVNLYKSNNVQAATEAFEQLYAKHPDHKDVLAWLGFLYLRGDRAKESVPLLEKAAAMRPDDLEVINNLGNAYLATDQLDKALGRYTQITEMKPSMFEPWYNIGNIHLRRKSWDEAIRAYTRATQLSPNDPYVHNNLGVAYEGKQMADQSALEFAKASNLVKDNATFARNAGFAYLRVRNTATALPYLERAHDLNKKDAALTMALANAYTASNRKLEALALYETLGEPMQNDASFWYNLGVLRSEAGDPRGAYEAYHKALELNPTDLDTLNNLGLLVYQNEDYEQAVTHFEKLAGLAPDQINYKISLAAARAKAGQIDRAVDEWKEILHVVPSHTRVRLNLANALWQRQDYDGARYHYSQVLMMEKYDKSAQAEAHNGLGLYQLRALKLDEAEGEFRSSIQLDSKFGPAYNNLALVLEKANKRPEAIKVLEQGAKVDPENEEIRKNLARMKAG, encoded by the coding sequence ATGAAGAACTTCCTGCTTTCCCTCGTCGTCGGCGCGCTGGCGCTTGCCGGTTCGCCGGCCTCTGCGCAGGAGGACGCGCGCCAGATCCAGCTCCAGGTAGTGGACGCGGTCAACCTCTACAAAAGCAACAACGTGCAGGCGGCCACGGAAGCGTTCGAGCAGCTCTACGCCAAGCACCCCGACCACAAAGACGTGCTCGCCTGGCTCGGATTCCTCTACCTCCGCGGCGATCGCGCGAAGGAGTCCGTCCCCCTCCTCGAAAAGGCGGCCGCCATGCGCCCCGACGACCTCGAGGTCATCAACAATCTTGGGAACGCCTACCTCGCCACGGACCAGCTCGACAAGGCGCTCGGCCGGTACACCCAGATCACGGAGATGAAGCCGTCGATGTTCGAGCCTTGGTACAACATCGGCAACATCCACCTTCGGCGAAAGAGCTGGGACGAGGCGATCCGCGCCTACACGAGGGCCACCCAACTCAGCCCGAACGACCCCTACGTGCACAACAACCTCGGGGTGGCCTACGAAGGCAAGCAGATGGCCGATCAATCGGCACTCGAGTTCGCCAAGGCGTCGAACCTGGTGAAGGACAACGCGACGTTCGCCCGCAACGCGGGGTTCGCATACCTGCGCGTTCGCAATACCGCCACGGCGCTCCCCTATCTCGAGCGTGCGCACGACCTGAACAAGAAGGACGCCGCGCTCACCATGGCGCTGGCCAACGCCTATACCGCCTCGAACCGAAAGCTCGAGGCGCTCGCCTTGTACGAGACCCTGGGCGAGCCCATGCAGAACGACGCGTCGTTTTGGTACAACCTCGGCGTCCTCAGGTCCGAGGCGGGCGATCCGCGCGGCGCGTACGAGGCCTACCACAAGGCCCTCGAACTGAACCCCACCGATCTGGACACCCTGAACAACCTCGGGCTTCTGGTCTATCAAAACGAAGATTACGAGCAGGCCGTGACCCACTTCGAGAAACTCGCCGGGCTGGCACCGGATCAGATCAACTACAAGATCAGCCTCGCCGCCGCGCGCGCCAAGGCCGGCCAAATCGATCGCGCGGTGGACGAGTGGAAGGAGATCCTTCACGTGGTTCCTTCCCACACGCGGGTTCGGTTGAATCTCGCCAACGCGCTTTGGCAGCGGCAGGACTACGACGGGGCCCGCTACCACTACAGCCAGGTGCTGATGATGGAGAAGTACGACAAGTCCGCGCAGGCCGAAGCGCACAACGGATTGGGCCTCTACCAACTGCGGGCGTTGAAGCTCGACGAGGCCGAGGGGGAGTTCCGCTCCAGCATCCAGCTCGACTCGAAGTTCGGTCCCGCGTACAACAACCTAGCGCTCGTTTTGGAGAAGGCGAACAAGCGCCCCGAAGCGATCAAGGTTCTCGAGCAGGGGGCGAAAGTCGATCCTGAGAACGAAGAGATTCGGAAGAACCTGGCGCGCATGAAGGCGGGCTGA
- the greA gene encoding transcription elongation factor GreA produces the protein MSTDYMLTPEAHAKLKSELENLKGKERQRIAEAIREAKAHGDLKENAAYHEAKLNQSRLESRIADLEKSLQLAKIVEHDHEAEHARLGVKVLLEDLEFGDELHIKLVSSYEADPANDLISISSPMGAALVGKGPGDEVEVETPGGVQRYRVTRVD, from the coding sequence ATGAGCACCGACTACATGCTCACGCCGGAAGCCCACGCCAAGCTCAAGAGCGAGCTTGAGAACCTCAAGGGCAAGGAACGCCAGCGGATCGCCGAAGCGATTCGCGAGGCCAAGGCGCATGGGGACCTGAAGGAGAACGCGGCGTATCACGAGGCCAAACTCAACCAGTCCCGCCTCGAAAGCCGCATCGCCGACCTCGAGAAGAGTCTGCAGCTCGCCAAGATCGTCGAGCACGACCACGAGGCGGAGCACGCGAGGTTGGGGGTGAAGGTGCTGCTTGAGGACCTCGAGTTTGGAGACGAGCTCCACATCAAGCTGGTCAGCTCGTACGAGGCGGATCCGGCGAACGACCTCATTTCGATCAGCTCCCCGATGGGGGCGGCTCTCGTCGGCAAGGGACCGGGCGACGAGGTCGAGGTCGAGACACCGGGCGGAGTGCAGCGCTACCGCGTGACCCGGGTCGACTGA
- a CDS encoding NAD(+)/NADH kinase — protein sequence MQIHLLVNNQRSDALDAARETVAMLISRGVGVGADHESASLLGVDAVALEAFSEADLVITFGGDGTLIRAANACSERGTPILGVYYGRFGFVTQCSGSEIGACLSDFFDGRALLEERMMLHTELLRAGSVIASLHSLNEISLQRDVTARMMTFRVTVDGRNISHYPADGVMVSTPTGSTGYSLSAGGPIVDPVVRAILVTAIAPHTLSVRPLVLGPDSVVELAIETEGDAILSGDGQTRLHLLSGDLVKVRRSTRVTRLIRLEKDDFLIKLRERLLWGRRLPDGWGGEA from the coding sequence TTGCAAATCCACCTGCTCGTCAACAATCAGCGGTCGGACGCGCTGGACGCGGCGCGTGAAACCGTCGCGATGCTCATCTCGCGCGGCGTCGGCGTCGGGGCCGACCACGAGTCGGCCTCCCTTCTGGGGGTCGATGCCGTGGCTTTGGAGGCGTTTTCCGAAGCCGACCTCGTGATCACCTTCGGGGGCGACGGGACCCTGATTCGGGCCGCGAACGCATGCTCGGAGCGCGGCACCCCGATTCTGGGCGTCTACTACGGCCGCTTCGGGTTTGTGACCCAGTGTTCCGGATCGGAGATCGGCGCCTGCCTGAGCGACTTCTTCGATGGGCGGGCGCTGCTGGAGGAGCGCATGATGCTCCACACCGAACTCCTGCGCGCGGGTTCGGTCATCGCCAGCCTCCATTCCCTCAACGAGATCAGTTTGCAACGAGACGTGACGGCCCGCATGATGACGTTCCGGGTCACGGTCGACGGACGCAACATCTCGCACTATCCGGCGGACGGGGTCATGGTCTCGACGCCGACGGGGTCGACCGGATACAGCCTGTCGGCGGGCGGCCCCATCGTCGATCCGGTCGTGCGCGCCATCCTCGTGACGGCGATCGCGCCCCACACCCTGAGCGTTCGCCCCTTGGTTTTGGGTCCGGACTCCGTCGTCGAACTGGCGATCGAAACCGAGGGCGATGCGATTTTGTCCGGAGATGGGCAGACGCGGCTGCACCTGCTGAGCGGGGACCTCGTGAAGGTCCGTCGCTCGACCCGGGTCACCCGATTGATCCGGCTGGAAAAGGACGACTTCCTCATCAAGCTGCGAGAGCGCCTCTTGTGGGGAAGGCGCCTTCCGGACGGTTGGGGGGGCGAGGCTTGA
- a CDS encoding ABC transporter ATP-binding protein — protein MSAPLVEVEDAVVEFTAPGGVIRALDGVSLRVDRGETLAVVGESGCGKTTLARVILGLQPLTAGWLEMDGKRILGTPRRIAEKVGIVWQDPYASLDPRWSVGRSVLEPLSVMGKSGSAEEIFQEVGLDPAYVGRYPHQLSGGQRQRVAIGRALALKPPLVICDEPTAALDLSIRAQILNLLRDVQASRGCSFLYISHDLLTVRFLATRVAVMYLGKVVEEGPTEAIFTSPRHPYTKALLESAPTLDKLRTLPDPLPGELPDPRTRFPGCRFAGRCPRAAADCLEIDPQPTVIEDRRFRCHHPETNPEAVGNRP, from the coding sequence TTGAGCGCACCTCTCGTCGAGGTCGAGGATGCGGTCGTCGAGTTCACCGCCCCCGGCGGGGTGATTCGGGCCCTCGACGGCGTCTCGCTCCGAGTGGACCGAGGCGAGACCCTTGCGGTGGTCGGCGAATCGGGCTGTGGGAAGACGACGCTTGCCCGCGTGATCCTCGGGTTGCAGCCGCTGACGGCGGGCTGGCTCGAAATGGACGGGAAGCGCATCCTCGGTACGCCGCGCCGCATCGCCGAAAAGGTGGGAATCGTGTGGCAGGATCCCTACGCAAGCCTCGATCCGCGCTGGAGCGTGGGCCGCTCCGTGCTCGAACCGCTTTCCGTGATGGGCAAATCGGGCTCTGCCGAGGAGATCTTCCAAGAGGTGGGCCTCGATCCCGCCTACGTCGGGCGGTATCCCCACCAGTTGAGCGGCGGACAGCGCCAGCGCGTCGCGATCGGCCGTGCGCTCGCCCTCAAACCGCCTCTGGTGATCTGCGACGAGCCCACGGCTGCTCTCGACCTCAGCATTCGCGCGCAGATACTCAATCTCCTGCGGGACGTCCAGGCGAGTCGCGGATGCTCGTTTCTCTACATTTCGCACGACTTGCTGACGGTGCGGTTTCTCGCCACGCGCGTCGCGGTGATGTACTTGGGCAAGGTGGTGGAGGAGGGGCCGACCGAGGCGATCTTCACCAGTCCCCGGCACCCGTACACCAAGGCGCTCCTCGAGTCCGCGCCGACCCTGGACAAGCTTCGCACGCTCCCCGACCCGTTGCCGGGCGAGTTGCCGGATCCCCGCACGCGTTTCCCCGGTTGCCGATTCGCGGGCCGCTGTCCGCGCGCGGCCGCCGACTGTCTCGAAATCGATCCCCAGCCAACCGTGATCGAGGATCGACGATTCCGTTGCCACCACCCCGAAACGAATCCAGAGGCCGTCGGCAACCGTCCTTAG
- a CDS encoding FKBP-type peptidyl-prolyl cis-trans isomerase: protein MLPLLVAVALGLPQAPQAPRVNLGDRVTIHFTASLTDGRNLADSERRGLPYTFVVGTEPLVRPFDLLVRGMAVGEEKVSDVAEEEAFGAGGVPPIVPPHAALKVRIKLLRLVRPAPPGVESRDAE from the coding sequence ATGCTCCCGCTCTTAGTTGCCGTCGCCCTCGGGTTGCCCCAAGCGCCTCAGGCGCCGCGTGTGAACCTGGGAGACCGGGTCACGATCCACTTCACCGCGTCCCTGACGGACGGGCGAAACCTCGCGGACAGCGAGCGGCGGGGCCTGCCGTACACGTTCGTGGTGGGAACCGAGCCGCTGGTGCGGCCGTTCGACCTTCTCGTGCGTGGGATGGCCGTGGGCGAGGAGAAAGTGTCCGACGTGGCGGAGGAGGAGGCCTTTGGCGCGGGGGGCGTGCCTCCGATCGTGCCTCCCCATGCGGCTCTGAAGGTACGGATCAAACTGCTGCGACTCGTGAGGCCTGCCCCTCCAGGGGTAGAATCCCGCGATGCTGAGTGA